Within Oncorhynchus nerka isolate Pitt River linkage group LG8, Oner_Uvic_2.0, whole genome shotgun sequence, the genomic segment tagtcaggattctagcagccgtatttagcactaactgaagtttatttagtgctttatccgggtagccagaaagtagagcattgcagtagtctaacctagaggtgacaaaagcatggattaatttttctgcatcatttttggacagaaagtttctgatttttgcaatgttacgtagatggaaaaaagctgtcctcgaaatggtcttgatatgttcttcaaaagagagatcagggttaacTTAACATCACTTTTCTTCCCCAGCCAACAAATGAAGGCCCTGTCCACTGTTTAGTGGTTGCTGAAATGAGTCTAGCTGATTCAAGACAATTCCACtccattaccaaaagtatgtggacaccccttcaaattagtggcttcggctatttcagccacacctgtcaaaaaagttgtctgtcctcggttgcaatactcactactgagttccaaactgcctctggaggcAACGTCAGCTcaataactgttcgtctggagcttaatgaaatgggtttccatggccgagcagcaagCCTAAGAGCCCATgctcaatgccaagtgtcggctggagtgatgtaaagctcgccgccattggactctggagcagtgcaaatgtgttttctggagtgatgaatcacgcttcaccatctggcagtccgaaggaCGAATCTGGGtatggcggatgccaggagaactctacctgcctgactgcatagtgccaactaaagtttggtggtggaaaaagaatggtctggggtggttttcatggtttgggctaggccccttagttctggtgaagggaaatcttaatgctacagcattctagacaattctgtgcttccaactatgtggggcaacagttttgggaaggcctttccctctttcagcatgacaatgcccctgtgcacaaagtgaggtctatacagaaattatttgttgagatcagtgtggaagaactttactggcttgcacagagccctgacctcaactccataggacacctttgggatgaattggaacgccgactgcgagccaggcctaattgcccaacatcagtgcctgacctcactaatgctcttgtggctgaatggaagcaattccctgcagcaatgttccaacatctagtgagtggaaagccttcccagaagagtggaggctggtatagcagcaaaggagggaccaaatacatattaatgcccatgattttggaatgagatgttcgacgagcaggtatccacatacttttggtcatgtagtgtgctTTCAGAGATTGAGTGTATTTTCCTTATTGTGATTACAAGGTGTAATAATTACATCACACAAGACATGTACAAAAAATTTATTCAGCAGACTTGTATTTCCCAAACCCACCTTATAAGTAGACAATATGACACACAAACTCTTAACCTCATGAGTGAATGGTTATAAGGATGCTGCTATAACTGCTATAGCAAAAGATAATTGACCATCTCCATTGTTTAAACATTGGTTCCTTCTTGGGAAGGAACCAATTTAGGCAGGAATTTCTAGTTCTCTGAAGTAGAGTAGAATAGGCAACAATTTGCTTGTACTGGATCTTATGAGGCTGGCCTTGGATGGGTTAAATTTGTCGCGCTTTCCGAATCGGAGACCAAACGGGTTGAAGTTGAATTTGCTGGTCCGAGTTAAACGATGTTTGCAGATAATTTGTTGCTGGTCTTCATCACCTTCTTTCAAAAGGTAACAAAGGTTCGCATCGTCAGGTAAATTCGGACTGACGACTTTACTTCTCATCACAACAGAGTGCCCCTCTTGCGCCTTAGCAGGTGTATGtcctgagaaaagagagaggatcaAATCTTATTTTATTCATTTTGGACATTAAAAAGTTTGTCTCAGGACATTATGAGAAGAAAATGAACCTATAAGAAATCAAAAAGTCATTAGAATATATCAAAGCAAGAAATTACCTGGAATATCCGTCCACCCAAATCCTGGAGTTGGAGTCCCCCATGTTCCATACTGGCGAATTATCGCACAAACCAGGAAAAATGCCAGCATTCTCATTCTGTCAAAATCCAAGTGATCACACTTCGCATCCAACCAATGCAGCAAGAAACAATGTGTGGTCATATACACTAAGCTGTCTTTCTTTGATGCATGACGTGTATTCTCTGCCTTTTATATTTCCGTCTGTATGCACCGGATTGTTAGGAGCGAGATGACAGCGGATGAGTCGCGTTCGCGGCGCTGTCCACTGCTTAGTGGTGCTGAAATGAATAATTCATTACCTTCTAGGAAATGTTGACAATCCGTGCCAAGGGGTGACTTTTCTCTGAAAATTTGACTGTCAGATGTGGTCATTGTTGAATTGATGCTGTTTGCTAGAGTGCATGAGAGGTTTGAGGGATATGGGAAGATTTTGGGCAGCAGACACTAGCCAAATATCAATTATGCGTTTGCTTGACATccatattttattttaattttaattttatttcacttttatttaaccaggtaggcaagttgagaacaagttctcatttacaattgcgacctggccaagataaagcaaagcagttcgacagatacaaagacacagagttacacatggagtaaaacaaacatacagtcaataatacaatataaacaagtctatatacaatgtgagcaaatgaggtgagaagggaggtaaaggcaaaaaaggccatggtggcaaagtaaatacaatatagcaagtaaaacactggaatggtagttttgcaatggaagaatgtgcaaagtagaaataaaaataatggggtgcaaaggagcaaaataaattaattaattaaatacagttgggaaagaggtagttgtttgggctaaattataggtgggctatgtacaggtgcagtaatctgtgagctgctctgacagttggtgcttaaagctagtgagggagataagtgtttccagtttcagagatttttgtagttcgttccagtcattggcagcagagaactggaaggagaggcggccaaagaaagaattggttttgggggtgactagagagatatacatgctggagcgtgtgctacaggtgggagatgctatggtgaccagcgagctgagataagcggggactttacctagcagggtcttgtagatgacatggagccagttggtttggcgacgagtatgaagcgagggccagccaacgagagcgtacaggtcgcaatggtgggtagtatatggggctttggtgacaaaacggattgcactgtgatagactgcatccaatttgttgagtagggtattggaggctattttgtaaatgacatccccaaagtcgaggattggtaggatggtcagttttacaagggtatgtttggcagcatgagtgaaggatgctttgttgcaaaataggaagccaattctagatttaactttggattggagatgtttgatatgggtctggaaggagagtttacagtctaaccagacacctaagtatttgtagttgtccacgtattctaagtcagagccgtccagagtagtgatgttggacaggcgggtaggtgcaggtagcgatcggttaaagagcatgcatttagttttacttgtatttaagagcaattggaggccacggaaggagagttgtaatggcattgaagcttgcctggagggttgttaacacagtgtccaaagaagggccagaagtatacagaatggtgtcgtctgcgtagaggtggatcagagactcaccagcagcaagagcgacctcattgatgtatacagagaagagagtcggtccaagaattgaaccctgtggcacctccatagagactgccagaggtccggacagcagaccctccgatttgacacacggaactctatcagagaagtagttggtgaaccaggtgaggcaatcatttgagaaaccaaggctgtcgagtctgccgatgaggatgtggtgattgacagagtcgaaagcattggccagatcaatgaatacggctgcacagtaatgtttcttatcgatggcggttaagatatcgtttaggaccttgagcgtggctgaggtgcacccatggccagctctgaaaccagattgcatagcagagaaggtatggtgagattcgaaatggtcggtaatctgtttgttgacttggctttcgaagaccttagaaaggcatggtaggatagatataggtctgtagcagtttgggtcaagagtgtccccccctttgaagagggcgatgaccgcagctgctttccaatctttgggaatctcagacgacacgaaagagaggttgaacaggctagtaatagaggtggcaacaatttcggcagatcattttagaaagaaagggtccagattgtctagcccggctgatttgtaggggtccagattttgcagctctttcagaacatcagctgaacggatttgggagaaggagaaatggggaaggcttgggcgagttgctgttgggggtgcagtgctgttgaccggggtaggagtatcAATACTCAATACTCAATACTCAATATACTCAATATCAATTACTTCACCCATGATTGATTCTTGTAATGTTGGGCCATCAGAAATGGATGCATTCTATTTGACCAACATTCAACCCCATGCTTAAAACACAACTCATTCAGGACGCATGGGGGTGCCAAGTGTTTGCATAGCCAACACAACATATGGGGACTATTTCTGGGAATGAAACCCAGATTATTTAATGACAAATTATGCCATATACCACCAATATGCCTACCTATAGGCTAAACCACCTATAGGCTAGGCAATATTGAGAAATAGGACTATGGGGGTgccaagcaaaaatgaaagcaggaagcaccagtgattcggtctataaaaaagtggtcagatgaagcagatgctaaactacaggactgtttcgctagcacagactggaatatattttgggattcttccgatggcattgaggagtatcaGCTTTATCAATGAATGCATTTAGGACGTTGTcctcacagtgactgtacgtacataccccaacctgaagccatggattacaggcaacattcgcactgagctaaagggtagagctgccactttcaaggaaagggactctaacctggaagcttataagaaatcccgctatgccttccgacgaaccatcaaacaggcaaagcgtactccgacactcgtcggatgtagcaggtcttgcaaactattacagactacaaaagggaagcacagccgagagctgcccagtgacacgagcctaccagacgagctaaataacttttatgctcacttcgaggcaagtaacactgaatcatgcatgagagcatcagatgTTCCAGGTGACTGTATGAACAAGCTcaccgcagccgatgtgagtaagacctttaaacaggtcaacattcacaaggccgctgggccagatggtttaccaggacatgtactccgagcatgcgctgccaactggcaagtgtcttcactgacattttcaacctttccctgtctgagtttcaagcagaccaccatagtccctgttcccaagaacactaaggtaacctgcctaaatgatgaCTGACCCGAAGCACtcaagtctgtagccatgaaatgctttgaaaagcTGATCATTGCTCACACCagtatcccagaaaccctagacccactccaatttgcataccgcaccaacagatccacagatcatGCAATCTCTATTATatgccacactgccctttcccatctggacaaaaggaacacctatgtgagaatgctattcattgactacagcccaccgttcaacaccatagtgccctcaaagctcatcactaagctaaggaccttgggactaaacacctccctctgcaactataTCCTGGACtccctgatgggctgcccccaagtggtaagggtaggtaacaacacatccgccacgctgatcctccacACAGGgatccctcaggggtgcgtgctcagtcccctcctgtactccctgttcctcatgactgcacagccaggtacgactccaacactatcgttaagtttgctgatgacacaacagcctgatcatcgacaacgatgagacagtctatagggaggaggtcagagacctgaccgtgtggtgcaaggacaacaacctctccctcaatgtgatcaagacaaaggagatgattgtggacaacaggaaaggaggaccgagcacgcccccattatcatcgacggggctgtagtggagaaggttgagagcttcaagttccttggtgtccacatcaccaacaaactaacatggtccaagcacaccaagacagtagtgaagagggcacaacaaaagctattccccctcaggagactgaaaagatttggcatgggtcctcagatcctcaaaagagtttacggctgcaccatcgagagcatcctgactggttgcatcactgcctggtatggcagctgctcggcctccgaccgcaaggcactacagagggtagtgtgtacggcccagtacatcaccggggccaagcttccatcctggacctctataccaggcgttgtcagaggaaggccctaaaaattgtcaaagactgttctctctgctaccgcacagcaagcggtaccggagcgcaaagtctaggtccaagaggcttctaaacagcttctaccctcaagccataagactcctgaacagctaatcaaatggctacccagactatttgcattgccccccccttacgctgctgctactctctgttattatctttgcatagccactttaattactctacctacatgtacataattatctcaattacctcgacaccggtgccccccgcacattgacactgtactggtaccccccttgattaccaacaatgacgagatggcctacagagaggaggtgagggccctcggagtgtggtgtcaggaaaataacctcacactcaacgtcaacaaaacaaaggagatgattgtggacttcaggaaacagcagagggagcacctccctatccacatcgatgggacagtagtggagagggtagtaagttttaagttcctcggcgtacacatcacggacaaactgaattggtccacccacacagacagcgtcgtgaagaaggcgcagcagcgcctcttcaacctcaggaggctgaagaaatttggcttgtcaccaaaagcactcacaaacttctacagatgcacaatcgagagcatcctgtcgggctgtatcaccgcctggtacggcaactgctccgcccacaaccataaggctctcagaaggtagtgagatctgcacaacgcatcaccgggggcaaactacctgccctccaggacacctacaccacccgatgtcacaggaaggccataaagatcatcaaggacaacaaccacctgagccactgcctgtttaccccactatcatccagaaggcgaggtcagtacaggtgcatcaaagcagggaccgagagactgaaaaacagcttctatctcaaggccatcagactgttaaacagccaccactaacattgagtggctgctgccaacacactgactcaactccagccactttaataatggaaattgatgtaaaatatatcactagccactttaaacaatgctacttaatataatgtttacataccctacattactcatctcatatgtatatgtatatactgtactctatatcatctactgcatctttatgtaatacatgtatcactagccactttaaactatgccactttgtttacataccctacattactcatcacatatgtatacactgtactcgataccatctactgcatcttgcctatgccgttctgtaccatcgctcattcatatatctgtatgtacatattctttatccctttacacttgtgtgtataaggtagtagttttggaattgttaggctagattactcgttggttattactgcattgtcggaactagaagcacaagcatttcgctacactcgcattaacatctgctaaccatgtgtatgtgacaaatacatttgattttatttgatttgtacatggccccactattgttatttactgctgctcttttattatttgttattcttatctcttacttttttgggggggtgggattttcttaaaactgcattgttggttaagggcttgtaagtaatcatttcactgtaaggtcaaacacctgtttgatttgatttgatttgacgttGGTTCGCTTGAAAAGGCTACATGGACTGAACATGGATTAAGAGCGAGGTCAGGTTTCAATGTGTTGATACACTGCACAGCCCTAACACTTGGCTGCCACTGAACGAGGAGAAGCAAAGTTCAAGCAAACATTGCATCACATAATTCTGCGTGATCATCAGCAGAAAGTAACTGTAGTCTACCTAGGTTTTGTTTTTGACGCAATGACAGTTTTTTCCCCCCCTAACATAAACTATTGTTTCAAAACAAAAGTGTAGTTTGTGTCATTATTTAGGCTTTTGTAATTAATGTCGAGGTCCCTTAATTGCAGACATATGATATGCATGATAATACAACTCTAGTAGTCCTAATATAGTCTACATTGCTTAAAAAAAGGAACTGTAGCCCTAGAAATAGTAGGGTCAAAttcataatataaataataaatatttgCATTTTTATGTAAAAAATACAATATCTAAACGCGAATGAGTATTTTTTTATATCATGAATTTGGCGTACTGTTTAAGGCTAGGGAAACCACAAAATAATGACTGTAAAACTTTGATTTATAAatgatgtaggatcttcatttgatcactcttttgttgctgagaattgtcCTGCACagtaggaaatgcaaacttgtggtgtatttgagttttaaaaatgCTTCTAAAGCTTGTTATTTCCAGTAACCAAAAACGTATCAACCCCCataaaaatgtccattcattaaaatccacataataattctaatttcctattgctgcaggattattttcccgctgtagcaaactggctcaaattaagatcctatatctgtataTTTTCCACCTTTGCTCACTATTGCCTTTGTCAAAACATTACTCTTGATGTCTGTGTGTGGACTTCAGTCCCTTGCATGCAGCCAGGGAATGTTGACTTTCTGTTCAAAGACGAGGGTCAGATTCAATCACAAAACGTAGGCGGCCTGGACAGTGGACTCCTAGGAGTGACGAACTGGGACCATGGGATGTGAACTCCAGTGGCATATTTGGATGTGAGAAGATAGACAGTTTACTGTTGAACCTACAGAGGAGATGACCAACAAACTGAGAGAGCATCAGTTGCTCTCATCACTTACCTTTTCTTGCCCCTGACCGTCCCTTATCCATGACGTCACTGAACGGGTCTGCCTCTGTGGGATGAGGAAGTTCTACCTGTAGACGACCTGCTCTTGTTTGAGGCAGCCTGGCAGGTTACTAATAAACGTTAGTATTACTTGACCGAGAATTATCTGCATGGAGATAGACAATTCACTGTAAAGTCTCTTTTAATGGTCTTGGTTCTTGGAGTATAATTGTTTTGTGTCCCTCTTCAGTAAATGTTATAGTGACAGTGGATGCAAAGTTGTATGCATTGTCTACAGATACCATTGATGATCATGCAATTTTAATAGCACATCACTTATTTTAGGCAATGTTACTACTTTTGTGTAAAGATGGGTCGCAGTGAAGTGTACAAATATGGAGCAACTCTTAAAGAGTTCACGACCCCTGGATTATTGGTCCAGAGTGGTCAGATATGGGATACTATCATGATTGGGAGCATCATCTTAAAATTCCTCTGGAGCTGTGACAGTTTAGCCTAATGCCAGTGTCACCTGTCATCTTCTTTTTGCTAAATATGGTCATCTTTGAATCGTTGGTCCCAAAAGAGCAAATATTGAAATACATTGAAAATACAGTGTGATTGGAGAATattaactgtctcactgtctgaaaTGTTAGACATTTAATTGAAGACAAATACACAATCTCTGTCAAATACATTTGTCTTAATGTTTGTGTAACAGGATGTCTATCCTGTTCTTGTTGTGAAGAGTTCAGAAGTCATCACTTATGCAGTGTTGGGTATTAGTGAACCACTGTATATGCAGTCAACTAGTTCaatccacaaagctcatcactaagctaaggaccttgggactaaacacctccctctgcaactataTCCTGGACTTCGTGATGGGCTGCccccaagtggtaagggtaggtaacaacacatccgccacgctgatcctccacACAGGgatccctcaggggtgcgtgctctgtcccctcctgtactccctgttccctcatgactgcacagccaggtacgactccaacactatcgttaagtttgctgatgacacaacagcctgatcatcgacaacgatgagacagtctatagagaggaggtcagagacctggccgtggggtgcaaggacaacaacctctccctcaatgtgatcaagacaaaggagatgattgtggacaacaggaaaggaggaccgagcacgcccccattatcatcgacggggctgtagtggagaaggtTGAGAGCTACCGGAGcgcaaagtctaggtccaagaggcttctaaacagcttctacccccaagccataagactcctgaacagctaatcaaatggctacccagactatttgcattgcccccccttacgctgctgctactctctgttattatctttgcatagccactttaattactctacctacatgtacataattatctcaattacctcgacaccggtgccccccgcacattgacactgtactggtaccccccttgattaccaacaatgacgagatggcctacagggaggaggtgagggccctcggagtgtggtgtcaggaaaataacctcacactcaatgtcaacaaaacaaaggagatgattgtggacttcaggaaacagcagaggagcacctccctatccacatcgatgggacagtagtggagagggtagtaagttttaagttcctcggcgtacacatcacggacaaactgaattggtccacccacacagacagcgtcgtgaagaaggcgcagcagcgcctcttcaacctcaggaggctgaagaaatttggcttgtcaccaaaagcactcacaaacttctacagatgcacaatcgagagcatcctgtcgggctgtatcaccgcctggtacggcaactgctccgcccacaaccataaggctctccagaaggtagtgagatctgcacaacgcatcaccgggggcaaactacctgccctccaggacacctacaccacccgatgtcacaggaaggccataaagatcatcaaggacaacaaccacctgagccactgcctgtttaccccactatcatccagaaggcgaggtcagtacaggtgcatcaaagcagggaccgagagactgaaaaacagcttctatctcaaggccatcagactgttaaacagccaccactaacattgagtggctgctgccaacacactgactcaactccagccactttaataatggaaattgatgtaaaatatatcactagccactttaaacaatgctacttaatataatgtttacataccctacattactcatctcatatgtatatgtatatactgtactctatatcatctactgcatctttatgtaatacatgtatcactagccactttaaactatgccactttgtttacataccctacattactcatcacatatgtatatactgtactcgataccatctactgcatcttgcctatgccgttctgtaccatcgctcattcatatatctgtatgtacatattctttatcc encodes:
- the kiss2 gene encoding kisspeptin 2; translation: MTTHCFLLHWLDAKCDHLDFDRMRMLAFFLVCAIIRQYGTWGTPTPGFGWTDIPGHTPAKAQEGHSVVMRSKVVSPNLPDDANLCYLLKEGDEDQQQIICKHRLTRTSKFNFNPFGLRFGKRDKFNPSKASLIRSSTSKLLPILLYFRELEIPA